Below is a genomic region from Citrobacter europaeus.
CCAGCCGGTATCAATGCTACCGGTCAGGTTCGCTAAATAACTGTTGATGGTAAAGCGACTGGCCGCCGAATTGGCGGTTGTGGTGGTGTAATCTCCCCGATTATTCGTCAGAGTGTTGGTCACTGCCGTCGATTCTCGATCTGCGACCTGGTGTAGCACCCCCAGATCCAGCATCCAGTTACCGTCAAAATCATGCTTAATATGCATATCGGCGGTGGTCGTTTCGTCATCATGACCCGCATAAGACTGACCATATTTACTGTTCGTAGGATCAAATGCCGTGGGGAAGTGAACGCCCTTCGCCAGGGCAAAACTCCCTGGCATGCCTTTTTCATAGTAATGGTAATAGCTGAAATTACTCTCCAGCACCGTTTGATCTGTCAGTTGAAAATCCAGCCCTAATCCTGCGTACTGTCGACGGACATGGCTATCGGTGGTGTAACTACGGCCCTCATCATTTAGCAAGTTAAGGCGATATTTCACCCGGTCTCCCGCATCGATTGGGCCGCTGAAATCCATCGACGTCAGCGTTCCCGACCCTGTACCTTGCCCTACGGTTACGCGATGTAACGGCGTATCGACAGGTCGTTTAGACACCAGATTAAACATCCCCGCCGGATTGGCTGGGCCGTACAATGATCCGGCTATTCCATTCAACACGTCTATGCTCTGGAACTGTTCAGTCGAATATTCCGTCGTGGAGACGGCGTTCAGGCCATCAATCATATGGTTCTGTACCACACTCCCCTGCATGCCGCGGGTTTGCGGGCGGACGCCGTCCCCCTGAACGGAAGGTAGGTAACGATAGGCATCTTTCACGTCTTTGATCTGTTGCTGATCCAGCACTCTTTTCGACAAGGTCTGTACCGACCAGGGAACATCAATCAGCTCACGCTCGCCAAGGCTACCTAACATTGCTTTTTTTTCACTCGCCGGCGGTTCATGTTTCGAAAACGAGGATTGTGACGAGGCGGGCGCCGAAACGATGACGGTATCTTCAGCATGCGCGGTTACGGCGGTGGAAAGACAGGCAAAGGTCAATAACCCAGAGGCTACTGGGGTAATTTTGTTATTTAACATTCGTTAATTCAGTTTGTTAGGTAGAAAGACTGGAGGCCACTAACGCAAGCGCCTTCTCTTGAAGAGTACAGTTGTTATATTTGTATGATGAATAGGATAGACCCAATCGATATGTATGTAAATATATAACGACGTGTAATTGGTCAATTTATAGCAACAAAAAAGCCGACGGTGATGACGACCGTCGGCTATGAGTATCCTTTTGACTTATGGGTTATTTGGTTGCCGCTTTGATGATATCAAGCGCTTTGGCGAACTGATCCTGCGGAATCGTCAGCGGGTAAAGGAAACGAATAACGTTGCCATATTGACCACAGGTCAGCAGTAGCAATCCTTGCTCAAGGGCTTTCTTCTGCACGCGCTGTGCGGCGGCGGCGTTGGGTTCTCCCGTCGTTGCATCACAGAATTCAGCGGCAATCATAGAGCCTAAGCCACGCACTTCGGCCAGTTCAGGACACCCTGTTTGCGCCTCGGTCAGAGTGGCGCGCAGTTGTTCACCGAGGGCCGCCGCACGCTGGCACAACTGTTCATCACGAATGATATCCAGCACCGCATGAGCCGCCGCAATCGACAGCGGGTTCCCGGCGTAAGTTCCGCCCAGACCACCCGGCGCTGGCGCGTCCATGATTTCGGCTTTGCCCACGACGCCTGACAGCGGCATGCCGCCCGCAAGGCTTTTTGCCATGGTCATCAGATCCGCTTTATCAGCGTAATGATCCATCGCAAACAGCTGGCCCGTACGGGCAAACCCGCTTTGCACCTCATCAGCGATCATCACAATGCCATGCTCGTCGCAAATACGGCGGATGGCGGTCACAAATTCCGGCGGCGCTACTACGAAGCCTCCTTCTCCCTGGACGGGTTCGAAAATAATCGCCGCAACCTGGGTTGGATCGATATCGGCTTTAAACAGGCGCTCGATCGCTTTTATGGAGTCTGCCGTAGAAATCCCCTGCAATTCAGAAGGATACGGCGCATGGTAAATGGAGCCAGGGAACGGGCCGAATCCTTTTTTATAGGGCGCTACTTTGCCGGTTAACGCCATCGTCATGTAAGTACGCCCATGAAAACCGCCGCCAAACGCGATAACGCCAGGACGGCCGGTATGCGCGCGGGCGATTTTCACTGCGTTTTCTACCGCTTCAGCCCCGGTGGTGAAGAACGTGGTTTTCCGCTT
It encodes:
- a CDS encoding TonB-dependent siderophore receptor, encoding MLNNKITPVASGLLTFACLSTAVTAHAEDTVIVSAPASSQSSFSKHEPPASEKKAMLGSLGERELIDVPWSVQTLSKRVLDQQQIKDVKDAYRYLPSVQGDGVRPQTRGMQGSVVQNHMIDGLNAVSTTEYSTEQFQSIDVLNGIAGSLYGPANPAGMFNLVSKRPVDTPLHRVTVGQGTGSGTLTSMDFSGPIDAGDRVKYRLNLLNDEGRSYTTDSHVRRQYAGLGLDFQLTDQTVLESNFSYYHYYEKGMPGSFALAKGVHFPTAFDPTNSKYGQSYAGHDDETTTADMHIKHDFDGNWMLDLGVLHQVADRESTAVTNTLTNNRGDYTTTTANSAASRFTINSYLANLTGSIDTGWLTQDISTGMRGFVWKNYNPRNGGTFTLGHSSLDQHPDYPRPPYPDFNDRYHSATTTQHAFLLSDTLHFSPQWSLLLSGSENLFTVSNYNKTGHESSRQKDNGMSGSTSLMYKPVESVTLYTTWADSLQQGDTAPAGARNAGQVLDPYRSRQVEVGAKYAPVKDLLLTAALFEAKRPFAYTNDNGDFAQDGTQKNRGLELMADGHITRNLRVLGGGAWLDPVLHNTAASNADGKQVVGLPRFASNILAIYTIERVPGLDVDTNVHYVGRRATDNANDSWVGSYTTVDIGTRYATRLWNTPTTFRFDITNLTDRHYWTNIVPGALTGYTGAGAASAQLGAPRQAQISVQVDF
- the puuE gene encoding 4-aminobutyrate transaminase, encoding MNNKNLQQRRLDATPRGVGVMCDFYAQSAENSTITDIEGNQYIDFAAGIAVLNTGHRHPRLVQAVEAQLQAFTHTAYQIVPYESYVSLAEKINAVAPIDGKRKTTFFTTGAEAVENAVKIARAHTGRPGVIAFGGGFHGRTYMTMALTGKVAPYKKGFGPFPGSIYHAPYPSELQGISTADSIKAIERLFKADIDPTQVAAIIFEPVQGEGGFVVAPPEFVTAIRRICDEHGIVMIADEVQSGFARTGQLFAMDHYADKADLMTMAKSLAGGMPLSGVVGKAEIMDAPAPGGLGGTYAGNPLSIAAAHAVLDIIRDEQLCQRAAALGEQLRATLTEAQTGCPELAEVRGLGSMIAAEFCDATTGEPNAAAAQRVQKKALEQGLLLLTCGQYGNVIRFLYPLTIPQDQFAKALDIIKAATK